From one Mytilus trossulus isolate FHL-02 chromosome 10, PNRI_Mtr1.1.1.hap1, whole genome shotgun sequence genomic stretch:
- the LOC134687856 gene encoding uncharacterized protein LOC134687856: protein MRLERSSYWRFLISTQGHSQAYMELTKWQGSKPDRPHNCKWKMEKVTDGSENVLGIRDSTRKRWISDTTWNVIEKRRSTKSKCNQARSERLKEKLLKEYSELNKEGKKKAREDKLQYIEGLANKAEEACKHGELSTVFKITKQLCGKSNNNDTPVLSKNGEVLTSESQKLERWAEHFREVLNREPPDKPAQFDNTEDKIEIDISEEKVELGEIKKALCKLKNSKSAGVDNNSAELLKADVETTASILQTLFSRIWEEEVIHEDWEEGLLVKLAKKGDMKNCNNWRGISLLSVPAKVFLRVIAKRIVDAIDDTLRKEQAGFRANKGCSDHIFTLRNIIEQCIEWQHNIVINFVDFEKAFDSLDRDSMWEIMRSYGIPEKIINMIKLFYLNYRCCVLHNGTQSTWFNVQSGVRQLRMRHLSPSFPHCHRLVHEKNTWQQSNWNKMVDEHNLRRSRCCRRHMPIINN, encoded by the exons ATGCGGCTTGAAAGATCTAGTTATTGGAGGTTCCTTATTTCCACACAAGGACATTCACAAGCTTACATGGAACTCACCAAATGGCAGGGATCAAAACCAGATAGACCACATAATTGTAAATGGAAGATGGAGAAAGTCACTGATGGAT CTGAAAATGTGCTTGGAATTAGAGACAGTACAAGAAAAAGGTGGATTTCAGATACAACCTGGAATGTTATTGAAAAGAGAAGATCGACAAAAAGTAAGTGCAATCAGGCAAGATCAGAAAGGTTGAAAGAAAAGCTACTAAAAGAATACTCAGAACTTAATAAAGAAGGTAAGAAAAAAGCTAGAGAAGACAAATTACAATACATTGAAGGATTGGCAAATAAAGCAGAAGAGGCATGCAAACATGGAGAACTAAGTACTGTATTTAAGATCACCAAACAGCTATGTGGGAAAAGTAACAACAATGACACACCAGTTTTAAGCAAGAATGGAGAGGTACTAACATCAGAATCACAGAAACTTGAAAGATGGGCAGAGCACTTTCGGGAAGTTCTAAACAGAGAACCACCAGACAAACCAGCTCAATTCGATAACACCGAAGACAAGATTGAAATAGATATATCAGAAGAAAAAGTTGAACTTGGTGAAATAAAGAAAGCATTATGCAAGCTAAAAAATAGTAAATCAGCTGGAGTAGACAACAACAGTGCAGAACTCCTTAAGGCAGATGTAGAAACAACAGCATCAATACTACAAACACTATTTAGCAGAATATGGGAGGAAGAGGTTATACATGAAGATTGGGAAGAAGGACTTCTAGTTAAACTTGCCAAGAAAGGTGAcatgaaaaattgcaacaactGGAGAGGTATATCTCTACTATCTGTACCTGCAAAAGTTTTCCTTAGAGTTATTGCCAAACGAATAGTAGATGCTATAGATGACACCCTGCGGAAAGAACAAGCAGGTTTTAGAGCCAATAAAGGGTGCAGTGACCACATATTCACACTAAGAAACATCATTGAGCAGTGCATAGAATGGCAACACAACATCGTCATAAACTTTGTGGACTTTGAAAAGGCTTTTGATAGCTTGGACAGAGACAGCATGTGGGAAATAATGAGATCGTATGGCATACCTGAGAAAATAATTAAcatgatcaaattattttacctCAACTATAGATGCTGTGTCCTACACAATGGAACCCAATCCACCTGGTTCAATGTACAATCTGGAGTTAGACAATTAAGGATGCGTCATCTCTCCCCTTCTTTTCCTCATTGTCATCGACTGGTGCATGAGAAAAACACTTGGCAACAGAGTAACTGGAATAAGATGGTCGATGAACACAATCTTAGAAGATCTAGATGTTGCAGACGACATATGCCTATTATCAACAACTAG
- the LOC134687857 gene encoding uncharacterized protein LOC134687857 — MQNKTSRLHETALSVGLKINAQKTKIISLNYKTSKQPITLKGDNIEEVENFTYLGTNISQDNGTSKNIMARINKARTSFCRLRTVWKTTSISRSTKIKIYNSNVKSVLLYGAESWRVIKPDFSKLSSFHNTCLRKICKFFWPKTISNKELYTLTLQRDIRTEIKERRWKWIGHVLRKDKHDITRIALRWTPAEGKRKRGRPKET; from the coding sequence ATGCAGAACAAAACATCAAGACTACATGAGACTGCTCTATCTGTAGGTTTAAAGATAAATGCACAAAAGACAAAGATAATTAGCCTGAATTACAAAACTAGTAAACAACCAATAACACTTAAAGGAGACAACATAGAAGAAGTGGAAAATTTTACTTATCTAGGTACTAATATCAGCCAGGACAACGGCACTAGCAAAAATATCATGGCAAGAATCAACAAAGCCAGAACTTCTTTCTGCAGATTACGAACAGTATGGAAAACAACATCAATATCCAGGtccacaaaaatcaaaatctataATAGCAATGTAAAATCAGTTTTGCTATATGGTGCAGAGTCATGGAGGGTTATAAAACCTGACTTCAGCAAACTGTCATCTTTTCACAATACATGTCTTCGAAAAATTTGCAAGTTCTTCTGGCCAAAAACCATCAGTAATAAAGAACTATACACCCTAACCTTACAACGAGACATCAgaacagaaattaaagaaagacGATGGAAATGGATAGGCCATGTTCTacgaaaagacaaacatgacatCACAAGGATAGCTCTTCGTTGGACACCAGCAGAGGGGAAAAGAAAGAGAGGGAGACCAAAAGAAACATGA